In the genome of bacterium, the window AAATCAAAGCCTTTATCGGATAAATCATCGCGCAGGCCGCCCCAGTTTCCGGTAAGGGTGTCTTGGGTAAAAAATGTTTGTTTTTCGGCTAATTCCTCGGCTCTTGACAGGGTAGGGCTTAGGAGCGCAGTAAGGCCAAAAAAGATAGCCAATACAAGCAACTTTTTGGCGCTATTGCCGATAACGCTTTTAGGAGATTGTGTTATGAAAAAGTTCATGGTTTTATCCTTCGCTTGTTCTTTATTTGCCCTGGCTTTGCTTGGCCCTAAATCGGCCGAAGCTCATCGCGGTAAGTGCTATACGCATACCCGCAATGTTGATATGTGCCGTGGCGAATAAATTAAGCGGTGGCCTCCATTTCTTCTTTTTTTCCAGTTAACTCCAAAGTTTCGTCCACTTTTAAAATAAGCAACAGTTTGTCTTTTAATTTGTAAGCACCACTAATGAGTTCTTTTACGCTGCCTTGCAAAGTAGCGGGGGGGGCTTCAAACGTTTCGTCTTCCAATTCCATAATATCGCCAATTTCATCCACCAGTAAGCTAACCGGGCTGTCTTCGCTTCTAATCACTACATTTGTTGGCAATTTTTCGTTTTCGCCGCGGTCGTTCATTCCCAATCTGCGGCGTAAATCCATGGCGGTTACAATATGGCCGCGCAAGTTGATGAGGCCTGTAATGATGGAATTGGCCAAGGGAATAAAAGTCATTTCCTGGTAGCGGATGACTTCCTGAACTTTTTCAACATCCACACCAAAATGGTGGCCATCTAAGGTAAAAGTGCAAAATTGTTTAGTGCTCATACGTTTGCCCTTTCTTCGGTTTTTGGTTGATGTTTGGCGGCAATTTTAGGCAGGGCCAATTTAACCAGTTCTTCAATATCCAACACTTCGGTAATGCGACTATGAATAACCATGGTGCCCATCACGCCATCACGGCTACCGGTGTTTTCCAGTTTTACTTCCTGGTAAACAATGTCCAAAATTTTATCGACCACAAAGCCGATTACAAAATCACCTTTGGCATACACAACAACCTGCAGATTTTTTCCCATGGGAGATAAATCTTGAGGGCGATCATTACGAGGATGGCTTCTTCTTTCATCAATGACCGATGAAACACGGACTAACGGCATAATTTTTCCGCGATACTGAATCACCTCGGTACTGCCCGATACTTCAACTGAAGCGATGGGAAATTCTTCCAAACGAGAGACCGTTGAAAGAGGAATAGCCATACGACCATCATCAGGTCCACGGAATAAAAGAACAGCTTCGGAGTAGTTGCCATGAGCACTAGCTTCATGATGAGCTTCATCAAAAGCTTTGGTGCG includes:
- a CDS encoding chemotaxis protein CheW, with the protein product MSTKQFCTFTLDGHHFGVDVEKVQEVIRYQEMTFIPLANSIITGLINLRGHIVTAMDLRRRLGMNDRGENEKLPTNVVIRSEDSPVSLLVDEIGDIMELEDETFEAPPATLQGSVKELISGAYKLKDKLLLILKVDETLELTGKKEEMEATA